One window from the genome of Candidatus Didemnitutus sp. encodes:
- a CDS encoding phage BR0599 family protein → MSFPIVNHLGRDLALFLNVPNVREDGSFAITYAFSTTLVSGGSGRENREPHAPDMRLRQSCAYLFATGAEAAAIRAALADLGDTLILVPIWTDVLTGAQWADRIHTGNYLLRLSDNTILAADAVLDPVLEYAPFLVGRFVEQPELKPFSEDAGADASIAIEEDGPWDYRIRINADVAIDTWPATLEPEWTDVIDRSETGREYVQLGAGRERGVENQEVAFKWGQEARFLLSSRDQIRTLLGLFEKAQGRTQSLSMPWWFKPGADDPATPHETKVRFASDKLELTYITGAVASVSIALWQVPWEVDEIAGEEPAQAARAYLYRHTLRVPVGPVVWRHTDYARPITVTEDGVPVTYYPFKIEHDKLSQGYMLDDDPVKLASFVTDSHPWMLILQSRLEAPLAIDIFEHRPEVTGAIPRLRYSGEIADKPTGKGRKLTAPTSVMGGQLDIKVPSFFVQESCQHEFCSNPGCMLNIADYTCEGTITAIADAVVTIAVTSNPIGALPDDLFAGGDAEMGAGLTWQGRDIIRSEDLGGGTQRLTLDRAFRGAVVGTVVTFRRSCSGTWTECDAFGNTDNYGGHPEVGDENISVPQRESNMTGGKK, encoded by the coding sequence ATGAGCTTCCCGATCGTCAATCACCTGGGGCGCGATCTCGCGCTCTTCTTGAACGTGCCGAACGTGCGCGAGGATGGCTCGTTCGCGATCACCTACGCGTTTTCGACGACGCTGGTGAGCGGCGGCAGCGGCCGCGAAAATCGCGAGCCTCACGCGCCGGACATGCGTCTGCGCCAGTCGTGCGCCTATCTCTTCGCGACGGGCGCGGAAGCGGCCGCCATTCGTGCCGCGCTCGCCGATCTCGGCGACACGCTCATCCTCGTGCCGATCTGGACGGACGTCCTCACCGGCGCGCAGTGGGCCGACCGCATCCATACCGGCAACTATCTGCTGCGCCTGTCCGACAACACGATCCTCGCGGCGGACGCGGTGCTCGATCCCGTGCTCGAGTATGCGCCGTTTCTCGTCGGCCGCTTCGTCGAGCAGCCGGAGCTGAAGCCGTTCAGCGAGGACGCCGGCGCCGACGCGAGCATCGCGATCGAGGAAGACGGTCCGTGGGACTACCGCATCCGCATCAACGCCGACGTCGCAATCGACACCTGGCCGGCGACGCTCGAGCCGGAGTGGACCGACGTCATCGATCGTTCGGAGACCGGCCGCGAATACGTGCAGCTCGGCGCGGGTCGCGAGCGCGGCGTCGAGAACCAGGAGGTCGCGTTCAAGTGGGGACAGGAGGCGCGTTTCCTTCTCTCGTCTCGCGATCAGATTCGCACGCTTCTCGGTTTGTTCGAGAAGGCGCAAGGTCGCACGCAGTCCCTCTCGATGCCGTGGTGGTTCAAGCCAGGCGCGGACGACCCAGCGACGCCGCACGAGACGAAGGTGCGCTTCGCAAGCGACAAGCTCGAGCTGACCTACATCACCGGCGCCGTCGCGAGCGTGTCGATCGCGCTCTGGCAAGTGCCGTGGGAAGTCGACGAGATCGCGGGCGAGGAGCCGGCGCAGGCCGCGCGCGCGTATCTCTACCGCCACACGTTGCGCGTGCCTGTGGGTCCGGTCGTGTGGCGTCACACCGACTACGCACGGCCGATCACGGTGACTGAGGACGGCGTGCCGGTCACCTATTACCCGTTCAAGATCGAGCACGATAAGCTGAGCCAGGGCTACATGCTCGATGATGACCCGGTGAAGCTCGCGTCGTTCGTGACCGACTCTCACCCGTGGATGCTGATTCTGCAGAGCCGCCTCGAGGCGCCGCTCGCGATCGATATTTTTGAGCATCGGCCCGAGGTCACTGGCGCGATCCCGCGCCTGCGCTACAGCGGAGAGATCGCGGACAAGCCCACCGGCAAAGGGCGCAAGCTCACCGCGCCGACGTCCGTGATGGGCGGCCAGCTCGATATCAAAGTGCCGTCGTTCTTCGTGCAGGAAAGCTGCCAGCACGAGTTCTGCAGCAACCCTGGATGCATGCTGAATATCGCGGACTACACGTGCGAGGGCACGATCACCGCGATTGCCGACGCCGTGGTGACGATCGCCGTCACGAGCAATCCGATCGGCGCTTTGCCCGACGATCTGTTCGCCGGCGGCGACGCGGAGATGGGCGCGGGCCTCACGTGGCAAGGCCGTGACATCATCCGCAGCGAAGACCTCGGCGGCGGCACGCAGCGCCTCACCCTCGATCGCGCTTTTCGCGGCGCCGTGGTCGGAACCGTCGTCACGTTTCGCCGCTCCTGCAGCGGCACATGGACGGAGTGCGACGCGTTCGGCAACACCGACAACTACGGCGGCCATCCCGAAGTCGGCGACGAGAACATTTCTGTGCCGCAGCGCGAATCGAACATGACCGGAGGAAAGAAATGA